A stretch of the Paenibacillus dendritiformis genome encodes the following:
- a CDS encoding putative RNA methyltransferase has product MSIYGKKQMSIRLLTEYEAIMACPICSGPIQVMQTANTGSLRCSRGHCFDIAKQGYVNLLPHPPRGAYGKSMFEARRRVSASGFFEPLLERIGGRISRELVSCTEPPHLLDAGCGEGSALARIMHQVEERTAVTLLGAGVDISKEAIRIAARESSRAIWCVADLARCPFAARTFGYILNLLSPSNYSEFRRLLADDGMITKVIPGSAYLRELREVLYRQTDRQHYDNERTAALFLRHFHLLGTESVQYRLPAAPAFLEDVIRMTPLTWGAPEERIRQALRMENAEITADFTILYGKKK; this is encoded by the coding sequence ATGTCTATCTATGGCAAAAAACAGATGAGCATCCGTCTCCTAACCGAATATGAAGCGATAATGGCCTGCCCGATCTGCTCCGGCCCGATACAAGTGATGCAGACGGCGAACACGGGCAGCTTGCGCTGCTCTCGCGGCCATTGCTTCGATATCGCCAAGCAGGGGTATGTGAACCTGCTTCCGCATCCTCCGCGCGGCGCTTACGGCAAGTCGATGTTCGAAGCCCGGAGGAGAGTAAGCGCCAGCGGCTTTTTTGAACCGCTGCTGGAGCGGATCGGCGGCCGGATCTCCCGGGAGCTCGTCTCCTGCACGGAACCGCCGCATCTGTTGGATGCAGGCTGCGGAGAAGGATCCGCTTTAGCCCGGATTATGCACCAAGTCGAGGAACGGACAGCGGTCACGCTGCTGGGCGCAGGGGTCGACATTTCCAAGGAAGCGATCCGCATCGCAGCGAGAGAATCATCGCGGGCGATCTGGTGCGTGGCGGATTTGGCCCGCTGCCCGTTCGCCGCTCGGACGTTCGGCTATATCTTGAATCTGTTGTCTCCATCGAATTATTCCGAGTTCCGGCGGCTGCTCGCCGATGACGGGATGATCACGAAGGTCATTCCGGGAAGCGCCTATTTGCGCGAGCTAAGAGAGGTGCTGTACCGGCAGACGGACAGGCAGCATTACGATAATGAGCGCACGGCCGCGCTATTTTTACGGCATTTTCATCTGTTGGGGACCGAGTCGGTGCAGTATCGTCTCCCGGCAGCCCCCGCATTCCTGGAGGATGTGATCCGCATGACGCCCTTGACCTGGGGCGCGCCGGAAGAGCGGATCCGCCAGGCGCTGCGCATGGAGAACGCCGAGATTACCGCCGACTTCACGATCTTGTACGGCAAGAAAAAATAA
- a CDS encoding response regulator transcription factor, which produces MKKILLLEDEAPIARLLQAYLARERYEVRWDIWRDFFCPGGRTWCFSI; this is translated from the coding sequence ATGAAAAAAATATTGCTGCTTGAAGATGAAGCGCCCATCGCCCGCTTGCTGCAGGCGTATCTGGCGCGTGAACGATATGAAGTGCGCTGGGATATCTGGAGGGACTTTTTTTGTCCTGGAGGCCGGACCTGGTGCTTCTCGATTTGA
- a CDS encoding response regulator transcription factor: protein MSWRPDLVLLDLTLPDQDGMEILKQLRQYGSCPVIIVTARGAVPDRLRGLQEGADDYIPKPFDPEEVVARVQAVLRRSAYMADHETVRLGSLVIDFTACAAYLNEQAVPLIPRDWSVLAFLSVIPINASAASSCWTTYGELTGSIPRRCLPSTGSRSRS from the coding sequence TTGTCCTGGAGGCCGGACCTGGTGCTTCTCGATTTGACCCTGCCCGATCAGGACGGGATGGAGATCCTGAAGCAGCTAAGACAGTATGGAAGCTGTCCGGTCATCATTGTGACCGCGCGCGGCGCCGTGCCGGACCGGCTGCGGGGACTGCAGGAAGGGGCCGATGACTATATTCCGAAGCCGTTCGACCCGGAAGAGGTTGTCGCCCGCGTCCAAGCGGTTCTGCGGCGATCCGCCTATATGGCCGATCACGAGACCGTGCGCCTGGGAAGTCTGGTCATCGACTTCACCGCTTGCGCCGCTTATTTGAACGAGCAGGCGGTGCCGCTTATCCCCCGCGATTGGAGCGTGCTCGCTTTCCTCTCCGTCATCCCAATCAATGCTTCAGCCGCGAGCAGCTGCTGGACAACATATGGGGAATTGACGGGCAGTATTCCCCGGCGCTGCCTGCCATCCACGGGATCAAGGAGCAGGAGCTAA
- a CDS encoding histidine kinase dimerization/phospho-acceptor domain-containing protein: protein MTSRLKQLEQIRTDLLAGVSHELRTPLTSIRGMVQPVHGRVVAGNEADEFLQISLEEAKRMQSMVDDLLEFSSLEAGAITALPAHPQHHSAVAILAVVRLDTIACRPA, encoded by the coding sequence ATGACCTCGCGCCTGAAGCAATTGGAACAGATCCGCACCGATCTGCTGGCTGGGGTGTCGCATGAGCTGCGGACGCCGCTCACCTCGATTCGCGGCATGGTTCAGCCCGTGCATGGACGAGTCGTCGCGGGGAACGAAGCCGATGAATTCCTGCAGATCTCGCTCGAAGAAGCGAAGCGGATGCAGTCGATGGTCGACGATCTGCTCGAGTTCTCTTCTCTGGAAGCAGGGGCCATCACCGCTCTCCCCGCTCATCCGCAGCATCATTCAGCAGTTGCGATCCTTGCCGTCGTTCGCCTCGATACCATTGCATGCCGTCCTGCCTGA
- a CDS encoding ATP-binding protein — MNSSAAGATEIAVDAAVAGVDIIIEVRDNGGGSRESEVPFIFERYYRGSSRRKKKQGLGLGLPLSRLLAPMAGISSSMPPRRPAPCSGCPCPSRPRHSCPRLSLRRAHVTCPNGCGSGPTRKRRGLHLAPVLPGSPNWPGLLRRDASRQWDKGGPRRLASSPRFGGRMKQSQATYADCPPSTSPASAGRRLSTAR, encoded by the coding sequence ATGAACAGCTCGGCAGCCGGGGCGACTGAGATTGCCGTGGATGCCGCGGTGGCCGGAGTGGACATCATTATCGAGGTCCGGGATAACGGCGGCGGCAGCCGGGAATCTGAGGTCCCGTTCATCTTCGAACGCTATTACCGCGGCAGCAGCCGGCGCAAGAAAAAGCAAGGCCTCGGGCTGGGCTTGCCCCTCAGCCGGCTGCTCGCGCCAATGGCGGGGATCTCGTCCTCCATGCCACCTCGGAGGCCGGCGCCGTGCTCCGGCTGTCCCTGCCCAAGCCGCCCGCGCCATAGCTGCCCGCGGCTGTCCTTGCGCCGGGCGCACGTTACCTGCCCGAACGGTTGCGGCTCAGGACCGACCCGCAAGCGGCGCGGCCTGCACCTCGCGCCAGTCCTGCCGGGCTCTCCGAACTGGCCGGGCTTGCTCAGGCGGGACGCCTCGCGCCAGTGGGATAAAGGCGGGCCGAGACGCCTGGCCTCTAGCCCCCGATTCGGCGGGCGCATGAAGCAGAGCCAAGCCACGTATGCGGATTGCCCGCCCAGCACCAGCCCAGCTTCGGCCGGCCGCCGCTTATCCACAGCGCGGTGA
- a CDS encoding DUF5701 family protein, whose translation MSRPEMNEFDRQAGNLIQAGYPAFVGLDEEAFQERLAPLRERVQSLPMPEGIEPRQGHVPYIIVVRSDGVAGDKAMEQVERQGKRGFSIMEAEELRRFQPIEGVELPAGIAYVAADIDRGMETLNVTPNEALKTIAQQGRSPLTIEEGIALLTHYPDILQKNNGFSLLASRCGDRRVTALWISGGRPKLGWCWAGNPHTWLGSASCARRIGG comes from the coding sequence ATGAGTAGACCGGAAATGAATGAATTCGATCGTCAGGCAGGGAACTTGATTCAGGCAGGTTATCCCGCATTCGTCGGGTTGGATGAGGAGGCGTTCCAGGAGCGGCTTGCGCCCCTGAGGGAGCGCGTTCAGTCGCTGCCCATGCCGGAAGGGATCGAACCTCGGCAAGGGCATGTTCCATACATTATCGTCGTGAGAAGCGATGGCGTGGCCGGGGATAAGGCCATGGAGCAGGTCGAGCGGCAGGGCAAGCGGGGCTTCAGCATTATGGAGGCCGAAGAGCTCCGCCGCTTTCAACCCATCGAGGGCGTTGAGCTTCCTGCCGGCATCGCGTATGTGGCGGCGGACATCGATAGGGGGATGGAGACGCTCAATGTGACGCCGAATGAGGCGCTCAAGACGATAGCGCAGCAGGGCCGCTCTCCGCTTACGATCGAGGAGGGCATTGCGCTTCTTACCCATTACCCGGACATATTGCAGAAAAATAACGGGTTCTCCCTGCTCGCCTCCCGCTGCGGAGACCGCAGGGTCACCGCGCTGTGGATAAGCGGCGGCCGGCCGAAGCTGGGCTGGTGCTGGGCGGGCAATCCGCATACGTGGCTTGGCTCTGCTTCATGCGCCCGCCGAATCGGGGGCTAG